GACGGCGTGGTGCAGGCCGCCTACGGCGGCAAGCGTGCCATCGCCTGGATGGAGATCTATGCCGGTGAAAAGGCGAACAGCGTTTACGGCGCCGACACCTGGCTGCCTGCCGAGACTCTCGACGCCATTCGTGAATACAGCGTTGCCATCAAGGGGCCGCTCACGACACCGGTGGGCGGCGGTATCCGCTCGCTCAACGTCACCCTGCGCCAGGAGCTGGACCTGTACGTGTGCCAGCGGCCGGTCCGGTACTTCGACGGTACGCCGAGTCCGCTGCGCGAACCGCAGCACACCAACATGGTCATCTTCCGCGAGAACTCCGAGGATATCTACGCCGGTATCGAGTGGCCCGCGGGCAGTGCCGAGGCCGTCAAGATCATCGACTTCCTGCAGCGCGAGATGGGCGTGACCAAGATCCGTTTCCCCGCCACCTCCGGGATCGGCATCAAGCCGGTGTCCGCGGAAGGCACCAAGCGCCTGGTGCGCAAGGCGCTGCAGTATGCCGTCGACCAGGATCTGCCCTCCGTCACGCTGGTGCACAAGGGCAACATCATGAAATTCACCGAGGGTGCCTTCAAGGCCTGGGGCTACGAGCTGGCGCGGGAGGAATTCGGCGCGGTCGAGCTCGACGGCGGCCCCTGGTGCACCTTCAGCAATCCCAGGACCGGCAGGGAAATCGTGGTCAAGGACGTGATCGCTGACGCCTTCCTGCAGCAGATCCTCCTGCGCCCGAAGGAATACAGCGTGATCGCCACGCTCAACCTGAACGGCGATTACATCTCGGACGCACTGGCCGCGCAGGTCGGCGGCATCGGCATGGCCCCCGGCGCCAACCTCTCCGACACGGTCGCGATGTACGAGGCGACCCATGGTACCGCACCGGGTTATGCCGGCAAGGACCAGGTCAATCCCAGCTCGCTGATCCTGTCGGCGGAGATGATGTTGCGGCACCTCGGCTGGAACGAGGCGGCGGATCTCATCATCAAGGGCCTGTCCGCCACCATCGCCGGCGGCACCGTGACCTATGACCTGCATCGGCTCATGCCGGGCGCGACGCTGGCGAGCTGCTCCGGCTTCGGCCGCGCCATCCTCGCCAACGCCTGAGGCGTTTGCCGCACCGGCGCGGCGGCCGTGCGCAGTCATGCGCGGCCCGCTGCGCCGGCTTCCCGCATGCCACGCAAGCGGGCGTCGCCATTTCAAGTTCGCACCGGTCTTGCCGATTCATGGGACAGGGTCCGGTCGCGCAACTTGTCGTCTGCCGCGCTGTCAAACACCCGTCGGGCTACTCTGTATGTTTATGAAGTGAGTGGTAAAATACCCTCATCGTGAACAGGTGCCCGGAACGGGAGGCAGGAACCGGATTATGAGCGGTGAGCAGGAACGTCGGGACGGTGACGGGCTAGCGCTCCAGGAGGCAAAGCCCGAGCTCAAGGAACCGTCCATGTACAAGGTGTTTCTCCTGAACGATGACTACACGCCCATGGAGTTCGTCGTGACCTTGCTGGAGAAACTGTTCGGGATGGATCGCGAGAAGGCAACGCGCATCATGTTGCTGGTGCACAGTCAGGGCAAGGGGGTTTGCGGCATCTACACCTACGAGATCGCCGAAACCAAGGTGGCGCAGGTCAATGAATATTCCCAGCGCCACCAGCACCCGCTGCTGTGCAGCATGGAAAAGGTCTAGTTGGCGATTTGCTTGCGAGGTGCTGACATGTTGAGCAAGGAACTCGAATTCACCCTGAACCTGGCCTTCAAGGAGGCGCGGGAGAAAAACCACGAGTTCATGACCGTGGAGCACCTGCTTTATGCGCTGCTCGGCAATCCCTCCGCGGTCGAGGTGCTGCGCGCGTGCGGCGGCAACGTCGAGCAGCTCAAGCGGGAAGTCGGCGCCTTCATCGAGGAAACCACCCCGAAACTCAACCCGGGCGACACCCGTGAGACCCAGCCCACGCTGGGATTTCAGCGCGTGCTGCAGCGCGCGGTGTTCCACGTGCAGTCGTCCGACAAGAACGAGGTTACCGGCGCCAACGTGCTGGTGGCCATCTTCAGCGAGCAGGAATCCCAAGCGGTGTATTTCCTGAACAAGCTGGACATCACGCGCCTCGACGTCATCAACTACATCTCGCACGGCATCTCCAAGGTCAACGAAACGCCCGACGAAAGCATCGAAAATCCGGCGGACACCGAGCTGCAGGACAACACCGCGAAGCAGCCGCTGGAAACCTTCGCCACCAATCTCAACGAACTCGCCGCGCAGGGCCGCATCGATCCCCTGATCGGGCGCCGCGCCGAGGTCCAGCGCACCATCCAGATCCTGTGCCGCCGGCGCAAGAACAACCCGCTGTTCGTGGGCGAGGCGGGCGTGGGCAAGACGGCGATCGCCGAAGGGCTGGCGCGCATGATCGTGGAAGGCGATGTACCGGATGTGCTGTTGAACAGCACCATCTATTCGCTCGACCTGGGCTCCTTGGTGGCGGGCACCAAGTACCGCGGCGATTTCGAGAAGCGCTTCAAGGCGGTGCTGTCACAGCTGCGCAAGGAACCGGGCGCCATCCTGTTCATCGACGAGATCCACACCATGATCGGCGCCGGCGCCGCGTCCGGTGGCGTCATGGATGCCTCGAACCTGATGAAGCCGCTGCTGGCCTCCGGCGAGCTCAAGTGCATCGGCTCGACCACCTACACGGAATACCGCGGCATCTTTGAAAAGGACCACGCCCTGTCCCGGCGCTTCCAGAAGGTCGACATCAACGAACCCTCGGTGGAGGAAACCTTCACCATCCTCAAGGGTCTCAAGTCGCGCTTCGAGGAGCATCACAAGGTCAAGTACTCCATCGGCGCCTTGCGCAGCGCGGCCGAGCTGGCCGACCGCTACATCAACGACCGCCACCTGCCCGACAAGGCCGTGGACGTGATCGACGAGGCCGGCGCCAGCCAGCGCCTGCGTCCGCCGTCACGGCGCAAGAAGACCATCGGCGTCGCCGAGATCGAGCATGTCATCGCACTGATGGCGCGCATTCCGGAAAAGTCGGTTTCCGCCTCCGACAAGGAAACGCTGCGCAACCTGGAGCGCGATCTCAAGATGGTCGTTTACGGCCAGGATAAGGCGATCGAGACCCTGGCCACATCGATCAAGATGCAGCGCTCCGGACTGGGCAACGAGACCCGCCCGATCGGATCGTTCCTGTTCGCCGGACCGACCGGTGTCGGCAAGACCGAGGTCACCCGCCAGCTCGCACGCATCATGGGATTGGAGCTGGTCCGGTTCGACATGTCCGAGTACATGGAACGGCATACCGTATCGCGCCTGATCGGCGCACCGCCCGGTTATGTCGGCTACGACCAGGGCGGCCTGCTGACCGAGGCCATATCCAAGAACCCGCATGTGGTGCTGCTGCTGGACGAGATCGAGAAGGCGCATCCGGATGTCTTCAACCTGCTGCTGCAGGTCATGGATCACGGCACGCTGACCGACAACAACGGCCGCAAGGCGGATTTCCGCAATGTCATCCTGGTCATGACCACCAATGCCGGGGCGCACGAGATGAACCGACCCTCCATCGGCTTCACCCAGCAGGACCACAGCTCGGACGCCATGGAGGCGATACGCAAGCTGTTCACCCCGGAGTTCCGCAACCGGCTCGACGCCATCGTGCAGTTCGCGCCGCTCGACCCGACCGTGATCGTACAGGTCGTGGACAAGTTCATCTTCGAGCTGGAGGCGCAGCTGCAGGAACAGCAGGTGACGCTGGACCTCGACGAGGCGGCGCGGCTGTGGCTGGCCGAGCACGGCTACGACCCGAAGATGGGTGCACGGCCGATGGCGCGGCTGATCCAGCAGCACATCAAGAAGCCGCTGGCGGAGGAATTACTGTTCGGCCGGCTCGTGGGCGGCGGTCACCTGCTGATTCACCTGGAAGACGGCGAACTCGCCTTTGATATCGAGGGCAAGGCGCTGCCGGTCACCTGAGGCCGCGGGGGCGGCTAGCGGGCGCGGTAGATGATGCGCCCCTTGGTCAGGTCGTAGGGGGTCAGCTCGACAGTGACCTTGTCGCCGCGCAGGATGCGGATGTAATGTTTGCGCATCTTGCCGGAAATATGCGCCGTCACCACATGGCCGTTCTCCAGTTCGACCCGGAACATGGTGTTCGGAAGGGTCTCGACCACGGTCCCCTCCATCTCGATGTGATCTTCTTTTGCCATGAAATTCCAAGCGCCTGTTGAATTCAGCCGGGCATTATACCGGAATTGGGCGTCCTTCATATCCCGTCTTCTACCGAGATCCGCCAGCGCCCGGGGGCAGGGCCGTCGGCACAGGATTCGGCGAGGATCCGCACGAATTCCCGGCGCGGCATGGTGATTGCGCCCAGGCTGGCCAGGTGCGCGGTGTGCACCTGGCAGTCGATCAGGCGAAAACCGCGCTGCTGCAGCAGTCTCACCAGCTGGACGAACGCCACCTTGGACGCATCCGGTTCGCGGGCGAACATTGATTCACCGAAGAAAATACGACCCAGCGCGACCCCGTAGAGCCCGCCGACCAGGACGTCGTCGCGCCAGCATTCCGCCGAATGCGCGTAACCGGCGGTGTGCAGCGCGATGTAGGCCGCCTGCATCTCGGGGATGATCCAGGTCCCGGCCTGCCCGGGTCGCGGCGCGGCGCAGTGGCGGATGACCGCCGGAAAGTCGCGATCGAAGCTGACGCGGAACCGTTCCCGGCGCAGCGTTCTGGCGAGGCTGTGCGAGACATGCAGGTCCGATGGGTACAGTACCAGGCGCGGGTCCGGCGACCACCACAGGATCGGCTGGCGGGGTCCGTACCAGGGAAAGATGCCCCGGCGGTAGGCCGCGAGCAGCCGCGGCAGGGACAGGTCTCCGCCCAGCGCAAGCAGGCCGTCGGGATCCCGCAGGGCGAGTTCGACGTCCGGGAAGCCGGACGCCGGATCCTTGCTGTCGATCCAGAACGGTGCCGTGTCGTTGCTGCGTATCATTGCTGGCCGCCTGCCTGCCCGTCTCCGCTGCCGCCGTCGCCGTCGCCCGTACGGTAGGGCGAGGTCTCCTGCAGGTCGTCATGATACGCGACCATCAGGGTATGTTCCTGGTTCAGGTAATGCGCGATCGCGGCGCGAAATCGCTCGTCCCGGAGCCAGTGGGCGGACCAGGTATAACTGGGCAGGAAGCCGCGGCTGATCTTGTGCTCGCCCTGGGCGCCCGGTTCGAACAGTTCCAGACCGTGCCGGATGGCGTACTCGATACCCTGGTAGTAGCAGGTCTCGAAATGCAGGCTGTGATAGTCCGCGCGGCAACCCCAGTGACGTCCGTACAGCGCCGTCGGGCTGCGCAGCATGATGGCGCCGGCGACCGGAAGCTGATCGTGCAGCGCTAACACCAGCACCACCTGGTCGCCCATGGTGCGGCCGATCTCCTCGAAGAACGCCAGCGACAGGGTCGGGATGCCGGATTTCTTCTCGAAGGTCGTGCGGTAGAAATCATGCATGACCCGCCACTGCGCGGGCGTTACCTCGCCGCCGTGCAGGATTTCCATGCGGATACCCGCATCCGCCACGTAACGGCGCTCGCGGCGGATCTTCTTGCGCTTGCGTGAGGTCAGGCCTGCCAGAAAATCGTCGAACGACGTGTAGCCTCTGTTATGCCAGTGAAAGTGACAGCTGCTGCGGCGCAGCAGCCCGCGCGCGACCAGCAGGGCGGTATCCGCGGGATCGGTGAACAGCCAGTGCAGCGAGGAGGCCCCGGCCGCCGCGGTCAGTGCCAGCGCGGCATCGACCAGCGCCTGCGCCACCGCGTCGCGGTCGGCATCCGCTGCCACCAGGATGCGGGCGCCGGTAACGGGCGTATAGGGGATGGCGGCCACGAGCTTCGGGTAATAGGGCAGGCCGGCGCGATGATAGGCATCGGCCCAGGCCCAGTCGAAGACGAACTCGCCGTAGGAATTGTCCTTGAGGTACAGCGGCACCGCACCGCACAGCCGGCCGTCCGCGCCGTAGGCGGCGAGATGGCGCGGCAGCCAGCCATAGTGCGCGCCGACGCAATCATGCCGCTCCAGGGCGGCGAGGAATTCGTGCCTGAGAAGGGATGCGCGGTGCCGGCAACGCGGTTCCAGTCAGCGGCCGTTACCGCGTCGATGCACTCCAGTACGGCCGTACGCATCGTTCAGTCCGCGCCCGGGCCGACCGCCTCGGTAGCGCCGGCCGTATCAGCCCCCGGAACGGTGCGCCAGGTTGTCGAGATAGGCCTCGGCATCCAGGGCGGCCATACAGCCGGTGCCGGCCGAGGTGATCGCCTGGCGGTAGACGTGGTCGCTGACGTCGCCCGCGGCGAAAATGCCCTCGACGCTGGTGGCGGTCGCCATGCCTTCCAGGCCGCTGCGCACCTTGATGTAGCCGTTGGCCATGTCCAGCTGGCCATCGAATATCTGCGTGTTGGGCCGGTGGCCGATGGCGATGAACACGCCGGTCAGTTCGATGTCGGACGTGTTGTCGTCCTTGATGTTCCTGACACGCATGCCGGTGACGCCGCTGGCATCGCCCAGCACCTCTTCCAGCACGCTGTCCCACAGGATCGTGACCAGGCCTTCTTCCTGCTTGCGGAACAGCCGGTCCTGCAGGATCTTCTCGGCACGCAGTTCGTCGCGCCGGTGCACCAGGGTGACGTGTGCAGCGATATTCGCAAGATAGAGCGCTTCCTCCACCGCGGTGTTGCCGCCGCCGATCACCGCCACCTGCTGTTGCCGGTAGAAGAAGCCGTCGCAGGTGGCGCAGGCCGAGACGCCCTTGCCCTTGAACGCCTCCTCCGAAGGCAGTCCCAGGTACATCGCCGAGGCGCCGGTCGCGATGATGAGCGCATCGCAGCTATAGGTGCCGGAATCACCCGTGAGCGAGAAGGGGCGGCGACTGAAATCGACACTGTGGATGTGGTCGAACACGATCTCGGTATTGAAGCGTTCCGCGTGCCGGCGCATCTCCTCCATCAGTCCAGGCCCCTGCAGGTCGGGCGCGCCACCCGGCCAGTTCTCCACCTCCGTAGTGGTCATGAGCTGGCCGCCCTGTTCCAGGCCGGTCACCAGCACCGGCGCCAGATTGGCGCGTGCGGCATAGACCGCGGCCGTGTAGCCAGCCGGTCCGGATCCGAGGATGAGAAGGCGGCAGTGCTTGATATCGCTCATGTATAATGCTCCGATTTGAATCCGTGAGACGCCGTTCGTGTAATGTCAGCATGCTGGCGGGAGAGTTTCGACCGGATTGTGGTCGCCGGGTTCCGGCAGCAGCCGGCAACCGGTCCGACCGACGCCTCGCGAATGGTACGTAACTTGACGAACAGGGTAAAGCAAGCGTGAAGATCGGGATTCCACGGGAGATCAAGCCCCTGGAGGGGCGCGTCGCACTCAGCCCGGACGCCTGCGCCGCGCTGGTGCAGGCGGGACATGCGGTGTACGTGGAGCAGGGCGCCGGGCTGTTGTCCGGCTTCAGCGATGCCGGCTACAGCGCGGCAGGCGCGACACTGTGTCCCTCCGCCGCCGCGACCTACGCGGCGGCCCAGCTGCTGGTCAAGGTCAAGGAGCCGATCGCGGGCGACCTCGCGCACCTGCGCAAGGACCACCTGCTGTTCTGTTTTCTGCATCTGGCGCCCGAGCCCGCGCTGACCCGCAGGCTGCTGGAGATCGGGCTGACCGCCATCGCCTTCGAAACCGTGGAAACCGACAGCGGCGAGCTGCCGCTGCTGGCCCCGATGAGCGACATCGCCGGCCGGCTGGCGACGCAGATTGGCACGCACCTGCTGCATCAGCCTCAGGGCGGCAAGGGTCTGCTGCTCGGCGGGCTGCCGGGTGTCGGGCGCGGTCGCGTGGTGGTGCTCGGCGCCGGGCATGCCGGAGGCAATGCGGCGGCCATGGCGGCCGCGATCGGCGCCGAGGTCACGGTATTCGACCTGCGCCGCGACCGGCTGGCCGCCATGCGCGCGCTCGGCAACAATGTCACCAGCCTGTATCCTTACCCCGACAACGTGCGCACGCATGTTGCCGCCGCCGACCTGCTGATCGGCGCGGTTTTGCGCACCGGTGCGCGGGCGCCGCACGTCGTCACGCGCGAACTGGTGGCCAGCATGGAGCCGGGCAGCGTGGTCGTCGACATCTCGGTCGACCAGGGTGGCTGTATCGAGACCACGCGACCGACGACCTATGCGGACCCGACCTACGTCGAGGCAGGCGTCGTGCATTTCTGCGTGACCAACATGCCCGGTGCCGTGCCGCACAGCGCCAGTCATGCGATTTCGGCAGCCCTGCTGCCCTATGTGCTGCAACTCGCGCAGGCGGGCTGGGAGGATGTCGCCGAGCTGCGCCGGGGCATCAACGTGCGCGCAGGCGCGGTGATCCACCCGGCCTTGCAAGTCAATACTTGATTGCGGCACAAAATAGCAAATAGAATCCTGCGATTGGCGAGACAAGCTCCGAAAGAAGATTATTTTGGCCCAGGCACGGCGCAAAACGACTGATGTTCCCCGGATCACCCACCAGGTGACCCGCGGCCTGCGCGAGGGCGCGCTGCTGCTGCTCGGCACGCTCGGCATCTTCCTGCTGGTCTCGCTGGCCAGTTACCACCCGGCAGATCCCGGCTGGTCCAACAGCGGGGCGGTCACCCACATCAGCAATGCCGGTGGCCTGATCGGGGCGTGGCTGGCCGACGTGCTGCTCTACCTGCTCGGATTCCTGGCCTATCTGTTTCCCGTCATGATCGCCTACAGCGGCTGGCTGGTTTACCGCGACCACAGCCCGACCGGCGGCATCGATCTGCACGTGCTCGCGGTGCGCTGGGCGGGTTTCCTGCTGACGGTCGGCGCCGGCTGCGGCCTGGCGGCGCTGGAAGCGGGCAATACCAACAGCGGCCTGCCGGCCGGCGCCGGCGGCGTCCTCGGCAAAGTGATCACCGGCGGCCTGATCGACGTGGTCAGCCCGGTCGGCACCATGTTGTTCCTGCTGGCCCTGTTCCTGACCGGGGTCACCCTGTTCACCGGCATATCGTGGCTGTCGGTCATGGATTTCATCGGCAAGCACACGCTGACCGCGGGCGACTTCCTGTATTACTACGGCGCGATGGTCCCGGAATACCTGGCGGCGCGGCGCGCGCGTAACGAGCGCAAGGAAGTGATAGAGACGGTGCAGCGGAAGCTGGCCGCCCGCAAACCGGTGCGGATCGAACCCGTCATCGAAAAGCCGCCCGTCAGCGATCGCAAGGAGCGCGAGCGCCAGGTCCCGCTGTTCGACCCGCCGGAAGACGGTGAACTGCCGCCGCTGTCGCTGCTGGACGAGCCGCGCGAATCCCAGGCGGGCTACTCGGAAGCTGCGCTGGAGGCGATGTCGCGCCTGGTCGAGATGAAACTGCTCGACTTCAACATCGAGGTGGAGGTCGTCGCCGTCAATCCAGGCCCGGTGATCACGCGCTTCGAGCTGGATCTCGGCCCCGGGGTCAAGGTCAGCCAGATCACCAACCTGGCCAAGGACATCGCGCGCGCGCTGTCCGCGATCAGCGTGCGCGTGGTCGAGGTCATCCCGGGCAAATCGGTGATCGGGCTGGAGATCCCCAACGAAAACCGCGCCATCATCACGCTGGGCGAGATCCTGAACACGCGCGAATACGATGACTCGTCCTCGCCGCTGACCCTGGCGCTGGGCAAGGATATCAGCGGCGTGCCGGTGGTGGTGGACCTGGCGAAGATGCCGCACCTGCTGGTGGCCGGCACCACCGGCTCCGGCAAATCGGTCGGCATCAACGCCATGGTACTGAGTCTGCTGTTCAAGACCCTGCCGAAGGACGTGCGCCTGATCATGATCGATCCGAAGATGCTCGAACTTTCGGTGTACGAGGGCATCCCGCACCTGCTCACCCCGGTGGTCACCGACATGAACGACGCCGCCAATGCGCTGCGCTGGTGCGTCGGCGAGATGGAACGGCGCTACCGCCTGATGGCCGCGCTCGGAGTGCGCAACATCGCGAGCTACAACCGCAAGGTCAGGGAGGCCATCGAGGCGGACGAACCCATCGAGGACCCGCTGTTCAATCCCGAGGAGGCGCTGGAAGGTACCGAGCACCCGACGCTGGAGACGCTGCCCTACATCGTGATCATCATCGACGAGCTCGCCGACATGATGATGGTGGTGGGCAAGAAGGTCGAGGAACTGATCGCGCGTCTGGCGCAGAAGGCGCGTGCGGCCGGGGTGCATCTCATCCTCGCCACCCAGCGGCCCTCGGTCGATGTCATCACCGGCCTGATCAAGGCCAATATCCCGACCCGCATCGCCTTCCAGGTTTCGTCCAAGATCGACTCGCGCACCATCCTCGACCAGATGGGCGCCGAGCAGCTGCTCGGGCACGGCGACATGCTCTATGTCGCGCCCGGTACCAGCGTCCCGGTCCGGGTGCACGGCGCCTTCGTGTCCGACCAGGAGGTGCACAAGGTCACCGCGCACCTCAAGGGTCGCTCCGAGCCGGAGTACCTGATCGATATTCTGGAGATGCCCAGCGAGCCGGTCCCCGGGCTGTCACCGGCCAACGGCGGCGGTACCGGCGACGACACCGAATCCGACCCGCTCTACGACCAGGCCGTGATGATCGTGACCCAGACCCGCAAGGCCTCGATCTCCGGTGTCCAGCGCCGGCTCAAGATCGGCTACAACCGCGCCGCGCGCATGATTGAACATATGGAGGAAACCGGTGTCGTAGGCCCCATGGAAACCAACGGCAGCCGCCAGGTGCTGGCGCCGCCGCCGCCCGACTGAGGGACTCATGCCCATCCGTCTGATCAAGGTCCTGTGCACGGCCCTGCTGTGCCTGGCCACGCCGGTGCTGGCGGGAACAACACCGGCGTACGTGGAGCGTTTCTTCAGCGATCTGGTCACCCTGCAGGCCGATTTCGACCAACTGGTGGTCGACAGCAGCGCCCGGACCGTCCAGTCGTCACGCGGCCAGCTTTGGATCATGCGTCCGGGGCGCTTCCGCTGGGATTATCTCGCCCCGTACAAGCAGCAACTCGTTGCCGATGGCGAGCGGGTCTGGTCGTATGACGAGGACCTGGAACAGGTCACTGTGCAGCCTGCGAACGAGGTGCTGACCGCGACCCCCGCGATGCTGCTCAGCGGCAGCCGGCCACTGGCCGAGGCATTCACCATCGAGGAAGTGGCGAACGGGCAGGTGCGGCTCACCCCGCGCACGGACGACAGCAACATCACCACGCTCACGCTCGCCTTTGCCGACGGCGTGCTGTCCCGCATCGAGGCGCACGACAGCTTTGGCAACACCACGACCTTCAGCTTCAGCAACGTGGTCCGCAACCCGCCGCTCGGAAAGGAACTCTTCCACTTCGAGCCGCCGCCCGGGGCGGATGTGGTGGGAGCAACCGACTGACGCCACGCGCGTATGCCGGATCACGCCGTTGCACCCTACCGGCCCCTGGCCGACCGCATGCGACCGCGCAACCTGGCCGCTTTCACCGGCCAGCCGCATATCCTCGGTCCGGGCAAGCCGCTGCAGCGCGCCATCGAGGAGGGCAATCTGCACTCCATGGTGCTGTGGGGCCCGCCGGGCACCGGCAAGACCACCCTGGCACGGTTGCTGGCCGAGCAGTCCAACGCACAATTCCTCACCCTGTCGGCGGTGCTCGCGGGGGTGAAGGAAATACGGGCCGCCGTCGCCACGGCGCAGGAACTGCGCGAGCGGGATGGGCGGCCGACCATCCTGTTCGTGGACGAGGCGCACCGCTTCAACAAGTCCCAGCAGGACGCCTTCCTGCCTTACGTGGAGGATGGCACGGTCATCTTCATCGGGGCGACCACCGAGAACCCGTCGTTTGAACTGAACCGCGCGCTGCTCTCGCGGGTGCGTACCTACGTGCTCAGACGACTCGAACCCGCTGCCCTGCGCGCCATCATCGACACGGCGCTCGCCGATCCCGTGCATGGACTGGGCACGCGCCGGCTGTCGATTCCGGGTGACTGGCTCGACCGCTTGGCCGTGGCCGCCGACGGCGACGCGCGGCGTGCACTGAACCTGCTGGAGATCGCCGCGGATCTGGCCGCGACGGAAGACGGCGTGGCGGTCATACCCGAGGGTGTGTTT
The window above is part of the Pseudomonadota bacterium genome. Proteins encoded here:
- the icd gene encoding NADP-dependent isocitrate dehydrogenase — encoded protein: MAYKHIVIPKDGDKITVHPDQSLSVPERPIIPYIEGDGIGIDITPVMRAVVDGVVQAAYGGKRAIAWMEIYAGEKANSVYGADTWLPAETLDAIREYSVAIKGPLTTPVGGGIRSLNVTLRQELDLYVCQRPVRYFDGTPSPLREPQHTNMVIFRENSEDIYAGIEWPAGSAEAVKIIDFLQREMGVTKIRFPATSGIGIKPVSAEGTKRLVRKALQYAVDQDLPSVTLVHKGNIMKFTEGAFKAWGYELAREEFGAVELDGGPWCTFSNPRTGREIVVKDVIADAFLQQILLRPKEYSVIATLNLNGDYISDALAAQVGGIGMAPGANLSDTVAMYEATHGTAPGYAGKDQVNPSSLILSAEMMLRHLGWNEAADLIIKGLSATIAGGTVTYDLHRLMPGATLASCSGFGRAILANA
- the clpS gene encoding ATP-dependent Clp protease adapter ClpS, coding for MSGEQERRDGDGLALQEAKPELKEPSMYKVFLLNDDYTPMEFVVTLLEKLFGMDREKATRIMLLVHSQGKGVCGIYTYEIAETKVAQVNEYSQRHQHPLLCSMEKV
- the clpA gene encoding ATP-dependent Clp protease ATP-binding subunit ClpA, giving the protein MLSKELEFTLNLAFKEAREKNHEFMTVEHLLYALLGNPSAVEVLRACGGNVEQLKREVGAFIEETTPKLNPGDTRETQPTLGFQRVLQRAVFHVQSSDKNEVTGANVLVAIFSEQESQAVYFLNKLDITRLDVINYISHGISKVNETPDESIENPADTELQDNTAKQPLETFATNLNELAAQGRIDPLIGRRAEVQRTIQILCRRRKNNPLFVGEAGVGKTAIAEGLARMIVEGDVPDVLLNSTIYSLDLGSLVAGTKYRGDFEKRFKAVLSQLRKEPGAILFIDEIHTMIGAGAASGGVMDASNLMKPLLASGELKCIGSTTYTEYRGIFEKDHALSRRFQKVDINEPSVEETFTILKGLKSRFEEHHKVKYSIGALRSAAELADRYINDRHLPDKAVDVIDEAGASQRLRPPSRRKKTIGVAEIEHVIALMARIPEKSVSASDKETLRNLERDLKMVVYGQDKAIETLATSIKMQRSGLGNETRPIGSFLFAGPTGVGKTEVTRQLARIMGLELVRFDMSEYMERHTVSRLIGAPPGYVGYDQGGLLTEAISKNPHVVLLLDEIEKAHPDVFNLLLQVMDHGTLTDNNGRKADFRNVILVMTTNAGAHEMNRPSIGFTQQDHSSDAMEAIRKLFTPEFRNRLDAIVQFAPLDPTVIVQVVDKFIFELEAQLQEQQVTLDLDEAARLWLAEHGYDPKMGARPMARLIQQHIKKPLAEELLFGRLVGGGHLLIHLEDGELAFDIEGKALPVT
- the infA gene encoding translation initiation factor IF-1, with translation MAKEDHIEMEGTVVETLPNTMFRVELENGHVVTAHISGKMRKHYIRILRGDKVTVELTPYDLTKGRIIYRAR
- the aat gene encoding leucyl/phenylalanyl-tRNA--protein transferase, with the translated sequence MIRSNDTAPFWIDSKDPASGFPDVELALRDPDGLLALGGDLSLPRLLAAYRRGIFPWYGPRQPILWWSPDPRLVLYPSDLHVSHSLARTLRRERFRVSFDRDFPAVIRHCAAPRPGQAGTWIIPEMQAAYIALHTAGYAHSAECWRDDVLVGGLYGVALGRIFFGESMFAREPDASKVAFVQLVRLLQQRGFRLIDCQVHTAHLASLGAITMPRREFVRILAESCADGPAPGRWRISVEDGI
- a CDS encoding GNAT family N-acetyltransferase; the protein is MEPRCRHRASLLRHEFLAALERHDCVGAHYGWLPRHLAAYGADGRLCGAVPLYLKDNSYGEFVFDWAWADAYHRAGLPYYPKLVAAIPYTPVTGARILVAADADRDAVAQALVDAALALTAAAGASSLHWLFTDPADTALLVARGLLRRSSCHFHWHNRGYTSFDDFLAGLTSRKRKKIRRERRYVADAGIRMEILHGGEVTPAQWRVMHDFYRTTFEKKSGIPTLSLAFFEEIGRTMGDQVVLVLALHDQLPVAGAIMLRSPTALYGRHWGCRADYHSLHFETCYYQGIEYAIRHGLELFEPGAQGEHKISRGFLPSYTWSAHWLRDERFRAAIAHYLNQEHTLMVAYHDDLQETSPYRTGDGDGGSGDGQAGGQQ
- the trxB gene encoding thioredoxin-disulfide reductase codes for the protein MSDIKHCRLLILGSGPAGYTAAVYAARANLAPVLVTGLEQGGQLMTTTEVENWPGGAPDLQGPGLMEEMRRHAERFNTEIVFDHIHSVDFSRRPFSLTGDSGTYSCDALIIATGASAMYLGLPSEEAFKGKGVSACATCDGFFYRQQQVAVIGGGNTAVEEALYLANIAAHVTLVHRRDELRAEKILQDRLFRKQEEGLVTILWDSVLEEVLGDASGVTGMRVRNIKDDNTSDIELTGVFIAIGHRPNTQIFDGQLDMANGYIKVRSGLEGMATATSVEGIFAAGDVSDHVYRQAITSAGTGCMAALDAEAYLDNLAHRSGG
- the ald gene encoding alanine dehydrogenase, whose amino-acid sequence is MKIGIPREIKPLEGRVALSPDACAALVQAGHAVYVEQGAGLLSGFSDAGYSAAGATLCPSAAATYAAAQLLVKVKEPIAGDLAHLRKDHLLFCFLHLAPEPALTRRLLEIGLTAIAFETVETDSGELPLLAPMSDIAGRLATQIGTHLLHQPQGGKGLLLGGLPGVGRGRVVVLGAGHAGGNAAAMAAAIGAEVTVFDLRRDRLAAMRALGNNVTSLYPYPDNVRTHVAAADLLIGAVLRTGARAPHVVTRELVASMEPGSVVVDISVDQGGCIETTRPTTYADPTYVEAGVVHFCVTNMPGAVPHSASHAISAALLPYVLQLAQAGWEDVAELRRGINVRAGAVIHPALQVNT